From the Lathyrus oleraceus cultivar Zhongwan6 chromosome 3, CAAS_Psat_ZW6_1.0, whole genome shotgun sequence genome, the window gataccgctcactgtttattatgttaaatgcgtgatttaatataattgccaacgtcacgaaaacctacagggtcacacacaaaggacggattgatgagagatagagtaactaaggaataccgtaaggtacggtgcccttaagtggattatagaacatcgtaaggtacggtgtacttgagtagaatacgaaatatggtaaggtaccatgggcttaagtgattttgggcatattataagatatgggccaaaatacacttaagtgggcttttagcttgaagcccacacaagtggttctataaatagaacccttgtgcagaagcaaaaatttgcggttgcattattttcgttttctctctctctctctctctctctcactcaaagccttcattcataccagctagcactgagattgaaggaacccgttcgtgtggactgagtagagacgttgtcatcgttcaacgttcgtgatcgtttagtggatctgcatcaaagggtttgatcgtcacacgagatctgcatcaaagggtttgatcgtcacaagagatctgcaccaaaggattcaaccgtcacaagaggtaaatattctatcactgatcatgaccattcgtaaggatctctaaaggagaaattttaatttccgctgcgctttgggtcgcaaattctccttcagtggtatcagagccacttacgaaaccatgactcggatagctgtttaaatttctgtattaatatgattaaaagacagaaagaatcaattaattaaacgggcaattaaatttggcatcatgagtgtataagttggatgattgatgttgactatgcttcggaatccgacattagtatggtgaagcagcgatacatcgatcgtccataggttacgcaattgagaccgatcaacttatatatgatataagtaatcctaatgcaaaatacggtatatgtgatatactgtttctgtttcgttcattcgaacactaaatgattgttttcctttgagcgatcaatggtcatttgcttcggaatccgacattagtatggtgaagcaatgacatgttgatcaatcatactgaatcaacaatcgaggtgtgtttgacggtctgaaattggcgcattagggttggtgacggcgcaagggttgtgccgtcaaggagttgtcaatttagggtttttggaacacgtgtgttgactgtttcaaagtttgttaattggccgcgtgaagctcgtgtgacgagcataacaagcgtaacaaactggatgcgtAACGGTCGTAACAAGACGCGTGACGTTCGTAACAGACCCATAGATTGACATGTGACGGTCGTAACAGACTCACAGAATTTTAGGCATTTCTGTtttgacctgtgacggtcgtaacaaccctgtgacgctcgtcacactcacattgcctgtgacggtcgtcacactcccagagtcaaaattttggggtttctgttttgtgcctgcgcaagagttgtgtggatgcaaaaacaatgtccatttcaaatgaagggcagcggaacccccggctaactctgcgtagtgtgatcggtcgccgaaatttaatttggttttaattaattaaaggaattaaaatttaataataacaatgtgcttattattattgccttgtggtgatcagttatggccttagttgtcctttattttgttttgagttttaaaatacgacctgcgtgtcgtgcctctccttttgatctcttaatgtaacctcttttctcatctcaaaccctcgtatgtaaaacgagtttcttctggaatgtaatgttatgaagaaagagaagaagacaatgttatgaagaaagagaagatttcaatatcaaaggaggacaatctTAAAGATCTTGCTTGGtgaagcttagagaagaattcaatattaaaggaggacaaccttgaagatcttgcttggagaagcttagatcgttgtaggttagcttaggttctctcattggcttgggagaacaattgcgctaggggccataactgtttcattttgtttgtatgtatgttgatgcatgtgaatgtatgttgatgcatgtgagagacgatttatatgataaacaagccggtgagatcagaacaattgcaattccctcaaactaaaatattaagtttatgctttccaagtcttagcactcatcaagactagtatcggataatgtaggtttcgcctacgcgaggtgcatgatctatatattagtatggtgcgatgggataattgtaatatccaactgctaagacaatgggtaaaacttaactaaacaaatcataataatattatatatgtttgctttccaagttttagcactcatcaagattGGTATCGAatatgtaggtttcgcctacgcgaggtgcatgttttgtattagttaaggtgcgatgggataattgtaatatccaactgctaaaacgatgagtcaaacttaattataattttattatatatgtttagaagcaagagttgggaataatccatatgatggattggaataaggagttattcacccaactgaaattttcgagagttgtatgagatacaactggaaggagttcctacctaaataacctagttttgtgtaatccgcctacgcggacttagaacgaagtgaaatatggatctcgacccactagaaaatcttccaacgggattttccgaatcaaatgatgagggtcatttgttttgagtaaaatagtgggagcatatttgattaaaggcctaattaaatatgtcaatgatcactacgccaaaaaagacttttaacagcgcatcttagacagcgcttttaaaagaaagcgctgtctaatgttaaaattaaaataaaacacggaaaatcttcccaaaaaataatgaaagcgctgtctaagggggggtcttagacagcgcttgctaaaagcgctgtctaagacccccccttagacagcgcttttagaaagcgctttttaatatagaccttagacagcgcttttgataaagcgctgtctaaagtctttaaattaaaaaaaaaattaaaaaccaaaagcgctgtctaaggtagggtttagaaagcgcttttggaaagcgctgtctaaggcataccttagaaagcgctttccacaaaagcgctgtttaaggtctaataaaaataaaatttcagacctTAGCGCTTTCGTTTTCTGTTCatttgttttccctcttcttcactcacgCAGCCGTAACCTTCTTCTCCTCAGTCTCCAACAGCCATAACCTTCTTCTCCAAAACACGACATCACGCATATCACCCTATTTTCCTTCAACTTCCGAAAACCCTAGTTTCTGCCTTCAAGGGTccctccgccgtcacccaaacaatcgaccgccgcactcgcctctcacctccgaacctccgccgtcacccaaacaaTCAAAGGTTGCAGTGCAAGGAGACACTTGAATACGGTACGTTCTGCTCTAATGCACTTCCTCTTCTTCCATTGTCAATTACAATAAGAAAAATTAATGAACTCAGTGGGATTTCTGTCATAGAATGAAGTTAGAATGTTGTAGTGTTCTTGGATTTGTCAATGATGCTAACTGAGCTATTGTGTTAGTTAGCTAGCTTACTAGTTATGCAATGCCACAACGCCTGCTTGTTTGACTTTGGCTTGAACTGAAATGTTGGTGTTAAAAATGTGCTTGTTTGATTGTAATGCCATGAGTTCAAATAACTTGGATTGTTACTGCAATAGTTTCTTTCTTTTATACTTGTTGCAGTTGTATGTTTTGCCTATGTTAATTGCTCTGCTTGAATGGACCCGTTGTTGTTTATTATAGCCTTGTATGTGTGCAATTAGATCCATGGCTGAACGTATGTGTATGGGTTGGTGTTAGCATATGGCTGCCCTGTTTGAATCTACACTCAATGCTTGTGGTTTGTCCATTGCCCTGTTGCAATCTTGATCAAATTTTTACTATCCACCACAACTGTCATTGTTAAGATGATTAATAGGGTTGTTAATGTAGGAAATGATTGTTAGCAATGCATTCATGCCCCCTTTTGAAATGGTGTTAATGGTTTGCACTAATGCTTTGGTGTACATGTTTCTTCATTGAAATTTATAATTATGATAATTCTTGTTAACTGTTTGTTGAAAATGCTATGCTAATCGGTTAGTTGCTGGTGTTACAAATGCAATGTTTAATGAAAGTTGGTGATTTGGGAGTTGTTAGtttgtgtatgtatgtatattgaattgtgtatgtatatgtatattGAATTATGTATGTATATTGAATTAGTTGCTGGTGTTACAAATGCAATGTTTAAtgaagatctcgaggcatcatactagatgtctcttggaacaaccagggacaacttatagaacctaatgggcataccttaactagtttcatcggtgcactagtaaggaatgaaatccccattacatgtgatgattggagaaataaagagttgaaagagtccaaagaaaaaatttggagtgagataaaggtacaatcatttggcccttaattatacggtatcaattatgttttttcaattaccgatactaactatcaatctgtatgtttttcttagcgatgttttaacatcgaagaagaaagaagagggttttgtatgaaattggccggaaagcttcttagagggtttcagacatttttatcatccaagttccttaaggatgcggatggtaattttgtggatgcggagcttcctagaaaatatgaaagtttgatatcggctgaagaatgggaagctttcaaatccaaaagacaagacccgacttttcaaagaataagtgctacaaatcgggaaagagcatcaagtcccgcatatccgtaccgaaaaggacgtgtcggatatggacgcttagaacaatccatggtaagtatttataaattgcgaaaacaaatttgttcatcatatattagttttatctgatcaaattgtatgacttaatgtgtagctgcagaaggaggaaagttcagaaacatctcttcctgcacatgttttgtggaaggaagcccgtgtgggcaaatctggagttccacaagaagaagttttaaacgtataccagaaatgtgtaagtataacattttttcattaattgaataacatttttatacacaaatatttgacaagtatacggtattcatctgatttttcaggaggagctatctcagtctctatctcccgatgatactaagagcatacttagtcgggcattagatgtccctgagtattctggtcgggtgaggggtaagggatttggagtcactccgacctccctcagtgttaaaaaaggaaaggctcctagtaatcgggagcttcatgcaagattggaagccatgcaagctgagcttgatgcattgaggagagaaagagaggctagcgcctcaacggtatacagagatgctttggacaaaaacagtatcaactgtacctttcagccgaacattccagaggtaattacatataattgtcttaaattgaactatttgcttaaattatgtatttgacatatatacacattaacgatttcttgttattattggttttagggcatttcccattgtcagctgtatttgtcgtcaccatactatcggatggttggcaagggaaaagtgcataacgttagcggagtattactccacactagagagctccctgctggatgtttgaaggtatcagttgatattgcagttgagccgaatgcagcattaccatatcctagcgatgattcagatgcaacaacggtgcacgaagcagtaggttcgtttgttgcatggccgacaaacctcatatgcgtaggatatgaggtatgcttaaaacttatgttaactttaatgtgtatattcaaagtttaaaatttatgcttaaaattttacttacatattttccttggttatgttaaatagactcccacaaaatccaaatcaaaagaaaatgaggttagcaatgcctccgcacaacaaaaaaaggaggttagcaacgcctccgcacgggtaaaaagttctggtgctaagaagaccgtagctaggaaaaaacctaccgccaagtataggtcgtgcctcaggacatttatagagatgaccgatataccgaccggaggtgttcggaatgtacatatggaggtagggattttcggctttgattacgaccaaatgattggtaatgaagacttcatgcaagtttttggtcatgaagaaatcggcgtcaacgttgtcaatacatatattaggtaaatccggtctactttgttttattaattaaacaacttatgttaatgatgtttactttatgttaatccggtttactttatgtttcaaaagaggtgttaatgatgtttttatattaggtttttgtatgacaaattgatgcgccccaatgatttggacgagtcattcggattcttagcacccgcgaccgtcaacttaggtttaatcttaagtagaccgcaTACCGTGACGGAGTATGTTCTTCAGATCCTCATGGAgaataaagatgcggagaagttgttttttataccgtttaataccgggttagcatttcattctaaattcatctattataattattttccaagttaccatctaacatttgcctaatcattacagtggacattggttgttgctcgcaatcaatcctatccgagaaattgtgtattatcttgactcgttaggaaatgattggacaacatacccggatatgaagaacctaattgacacgtaagtgagaatgttcaaaatttttcttagtttatgtgaattgttctaattgcttcatttttattttattagcgtcctacaagcttttcgggcccaacgagatatccaaacctcaaggaggagcgccaaccgcattacatggattaaagtggcgatatatttttaattaccacattttttattatattagtgatgacacttgataaaacttaggatttataatccatatttttttttcatgtagtgtcctcaacaacgtaatcaaatagattgcgggtatttcgtgttgaggtttatgcgagatactcttgctttgggccgattagtgattcccaccgatgtatgtatttctaacttatgagttatttttatatttacacatatctcatataattcaatagttggaattaattcaaaatatgttatattattatgtagtactttgaggaattcaagtgtgcattttatacaaaggatcaagtggacgaaatcaaagaggagtggtgtcaattcatgatagagctcaaagttttttcataaatttgtgtaattaatgtgtacatttgtagtatatgtaatgacttgtaaatgtgtacataaatttgtatatattttgatacatttaaggcaaaattggtttgaattggtatatatatatttgttagccaaaaattggtagaaaaaaggccaaaatggcatgtataaaatgtgataactgtctgtcaaaatctggttgaaaacaggtagaaattctggattataaacctggaaaaaatgtggtttaaaacaaaagcttcaaaaattttcgtatacattagacagcgcttctgtaaaaagcgctgtctaaagggggggttagaaagcgctttaggcaaaagcgctgtctaagggggggggggggggggggcttagacagcgctttttgaaaagcgctgtctaagcccccccccccccccttagacagcgcttttgccttaagcgctgtctaaggtatacctaaaaaaattaaaatagggggggcttagacagcgctttttgaaaagcgctgtctaagcccccccttatacagcgctttggccaaaagcgctgtctaaggtatacctaaaaaaattaaaataggagggtcttagaaagcgcttttggccaaagcgctgtctaaggggggggggggcttagacaacgcttttaagatttaaaaaagcgctgtctaaacctttagcagcagaggtttagacagcgctttaaagcgctgtctaaggccaaaaaaagcgctgtctaaggtcttgtttggcgtagtggatacttatattttcttaatccctatgtagataaccatgacagcaaacacctctaacaacatcttgagatcaatccttgataaggaaaaattgtttgggacaaattttctggattgacaccgaaacctgaggattgtcctcaaacataatagaaagctgtatgtcttggagacacctgttcctgaagaggaacctcctagttctgcacctaaggcagaaagagatgcttataagaagcatgtcgatgatgccaatgaaactgcttgtctcatgctggatgtcatgaactcagagttgcaaaagcaacatgagaacatgacagcgttcgatatgatcgaacacatgaagatgctctatcaagagcaagcaaggcatgaaaggtttgaagtttcaaaaacccttttttcaaggcaagttagctgagggagcccctataagtccccatgtgctcaagatgattgggtatatggaaaagattgaaaggttgggttttcccctcggaaaggaacttgcgactgatttggtcttgcaatcgttgccagatagtttcagtcaatttgtcctaaatttcaatatgattgatatggacaaatctcttcctgaactgctcgccatgttaagaactgccgagcagaatctgaagacaaaagggaagtccattctgatgatcggaaatggaaagagacagaacaaaaggcccaccaggcagggtgataaagggaagggcaaggaagttgccaaacccagacccactgttactgttttgaggcctagtggaggcataacaaaggcaggcacctgcttccattgcggtaagaccggacactggaagagaaactgcccaaagtacttggaagatgacaaaatctccattcacaggaaaaggtgaaagagctaatgatcttttggccctcatacatactgatgtatgtggaccactgaacattccagccagaggaggttttcagtacttcatttatcgatgatttcagtagatacggttgtgtgtatttaatgaaacacaaatcaaagtcctttgaaaagttcaaggaattcaagaacgaagtacaaaaccaactaggtaagaatattaaaactcttcgatcagatcgaggcgGTGATTATTTAAGCCtaaagtttgatgaccatctgaaagagtgtgggatcctatcccaacttactcctcctggaacaccacaatggaatggtgtatctgagagaagaaatcgaaccctgttagacatggtccgatccatgatgagtcacgccgatcttccaaactccatttggggacatgcactattgacagcagcttacacacttaaccgtgttccatccaaaaggttgagaagacaccatatgagatatggagtggtaagaaaccacatatgtcttacataaagatttggggttgcgaggtttatgtgaaacgacaatattcaactaagcttgagccaaaaatctgacaaatgcttatttgtggggtatcctaaagaaacaagagggtattacttctacaatccttctgagggcaaagtgtttgtcgctcgaactggagttttcctagaaaataattttatttccaaaggaaccagtgggaggaaagtagagcttgaagaaattcaagaatcacaaagcatcgacacacctatggaggaattggagcaggaaacacaagtagttgtgtaagagcaacctgctcaagtagaacaagaccagcgtaggtcaggcaggatacgtcacctacctgagatatatggatatctgatcaaggtgatgtattactcatggatcaagatgagcttgtgacctactcatggaatcttcgttttgatgaaacagtaaaacaatatggattcatcaagaacgaagatgagccttgtgtctacaagaaggttagtggaagcatgatcgtattcctggtattatatgtagatgacatattacttattggaaacgatatccctaccctgcaacaagcaaagtcttgggtggggaaatgcttatctatgaaggacctaggtgaagcagcctatatattaggaatcagaatctatagagatagatcataaaatgcttggcctaagtcagagtacatagacaaggtgctcagacgctttaatatgaatgattccaatggttatgtgttttgctgaaatggtggcgctgtgagcttgaaaagttcgaagcaagatacagttgctgattctacaaccgaggccgagtatattgctgcctcaaatgcagaaaagggagttgtttggatcaaaaagttcattagtgaacttggcatagtccctagcattgtggatcccattggtctctattatgataacaatggtgctatcgcacaagccaaggagcctagatctcaccaacgatccaaacacatacttaggcgttatcatctcattcgagagataatagatagaggagatgtgaaaatatgtaaagtacctacacttgacaatatagttgacctactgacaaagcctcttgcgcagcagaagcatgatggccatactagatcaatgggcatacggggtatgcctgattggctctagtgctagtgggagattgttggtgtaagccctagaggccaatacattttggtacttgtatcgaataataaaaggcattctctttattatggttgattaataaagtccctggaatagatagtccgtttaatgtattaagtgtgacttaatcatgagaacacattaaacataaggacactattcctaaagtatccgtagtcgagctttagtgtgaagtgggataacattaaagcattaagactattatgtttgtagactgatgatcacatctcatggatcatggataaagagttatcaagtcttaaacataggtatgaatattaggagtaatatttataccggattgacccgctatgagaatactatatagaaagttatgcaaggtgtcataagttattctcatggtgataatagtgtattccactcttcgacctgaaaccactatggaccctagatgtagagtcgagtgctttattgctgatccaacattgtccgtaactggataaccataaagacagttgatgggtactccacgaagcatgctgagggacatgagtgacctagatggaatttgcccatcctgcataacaggataaatgtctatgggcccaatattgaactggacaaggatgacacggtctatgccttgtgtttaatatagacataagggcaaaagggtaattatacacataattattatcacagatggttttgtcagatcacatgacattttcgtgtcttgggtagcagtgatgtgttgctagataccgctcactgtttattatgttaaatgcgtgatttaatataattgccaacgccacgaaaacctacagggtcacacacaaaggacggattgatgagagatagagtaactaaggaataccgtaaggtacggtgcccttaagtggattatagaacatcgtaaggtacggtgtacttgagtagaatacgaaatatggtaaggtaccatgggcttaagtgattttgggcatattataagatatgggccaaaatacacttaagtgggcttttagcttgaagcccacacaagtggttctataaatagaacccttgtgcagaagcaaaaatttgcggttgcattattttcgttttctctctctctctctctctcactcaaagccttcattcataccagctagcactgagattgaaggaacccgttcgtgtggactgagtagagacgttgtcatcgttcaacgttcgtgatcgtttagtggatctgcatcaaagggtttgatcgtcacacgagatctgcatcaaagggtttgatcgtcacaagagatctgcaccaaaggattcaaccgtcacaagaggtaaatattctatcactgatcatgaccattcgtaaggatctctaaaggagaaattttaatttccgctgcgctttgggtcgcaaatTCTCCTTCAGTACCAAtatgaaaatgagggatcaaaacctcgtagtttgtggtagaaatttcaaagtgagtgaattgcttttaatcaaaagtttaagTAAAAAGGGGGGCACAAAAGACCAAAGTTTTGAATGAGgttgttatttatttttttcttttgaaattttaagtcaatatgattagatttatttacaagtttaatttaaggaaaaagtttgaaaattcattggcataaggccaaagtttctaatcatttaaacaaagtttaagtttgaaaacacaagcaaaaaaagtttttgaaaaagggagagagattttgaaatttaagatgtgggaggagatgaagagactgatcctaagcataaaattaaaagttaagagttgaaaagatctgaccaatgggatgtgtcgcacctcgaaaaatggggatacgactttaaagcgaagcgcgatcgcacgctcgcaatgatggactgaacagagtcgccaccgaactttatttattcctaaaaaggaaaggggaaatatcgataaaacccataaaagaaaggataagatatggtcgtcgcaaccaatatcagggttcgggagtcggttacgcaaggggaaggtattagcacccctcacgtccgttgtactcaacgggaaccgtttagttagtttcgttttgaatgttagcttatgttagtcttctTAAGTTATAATGAGAGAGAGAAAGAATAGAATAaaggagaatatttttggatttttggcgaaggactaaacctaatttttttattagtgggcctgacaagatttataaatcctgctcctacgtatctcaaaagagaaatcaaggcttacgtagttctgggtagaaaaatgtttgtttgttggtcgattttagcgaaagctatattgtattaatcgacaaaaacatcgttttacccaaaacagatgaggagtggacgcataccacacatcaaacggatttatagatctacattcggaaaagcgtcacttatctcgactcaacaattgtggccgaaacattgttttgtatcacttaagacaagatacctttcgtttatgaaaaggttttttgattagtcgcacggcggcgaaaaagagtttgattggttggatgtattttgagtgatggcgagaacttggatgagcgagatatacatctcgaatcctagcctcaggagtgcacggtatacatcatgttccatttccatcttcattgGCAAAAGTATTTAATAGAGATTAAGTATTTTAAGTTTGGAAGACGAATatttgatgagaacgagacatgAACCTCGGGCTCAATCACTCAGGGttccaccagaatgctagattccaatggtcctttttcattcgaattagttgagaaatttgtttgatggacaacgaacgcttgataagaatcaattgCTCAAAGGGTTACATCAGAATGCGAGATTCCAACGGCCCTTatttgtccaagttaattaatgtgtttttttagaaaaaatgaATAATTACTCCAAAACGCGTGGTTCAAGACCGATCACTCAAGGGTTTTtaccggaatgctagattccaataGTCCACTTCCAttcgaattatttaagaaaaaaagtttggatattgagtttgatttggttttgaaaGTGATTTAAAATTAATTGTATTTATTGTGAAATTGCGGAAAGTTAAAAATGATTTCGAAATAGAATGAAATGTTAGTAAAATTGAATCAAAATTATGTGAAATGTTAATATGATAATTTACATACTTGATAAGAATATTGAAGAGATTATCTAATCAAATGACTAAACAAA encodes:
- the LOC127131852 gene encoding uncharacterized protein LOC127131852, which encodes MTDIPTGGVRNVHMEVGIFGFDYDQMIGNEDFMQVFGHEEIGVNVVNTYIRFLYDKLMRPNDLDESFGFLAPATVNLGLILSRPHTVTEYVLQILMENKDAEKLFFIPFNTGGHWLLLAINPIREIVYYLDSLGNDWTTYPDMKNLIDTVLQAFRAQRDIQTSRRSANRITWIKNIEEII